Genomic DNA from Roseburia intestinalis L1-82:
CCTGCCATACTGCCATCTTCTTCTATTTCAAATGCGATCTTTGGGAATACACTGATCTGTTCATACATCTGATCGACAACCGGGCGCAGTCCGCTTCCCTTCTGAAAATAGATCTGTGGATAATCCACCGTATCTTTTAAATCCACGCTGTCGTACATGGCAAGCGGGTGATCTTTTGGCACGGCAAGCACCAACTTCTGATCGCCGATCTGCCGGAAATCAATGTCCGGCTCCCCATCCTGATAGGAGGAAAACACCATATCATACTGGTCGTTTTTGAGCCCCTCTATGATATCTCCGGTCTTTCCAACAATAAAATGAAAGTCAATATGATAATCCGGATAGGCATCTAAGAATCTCCGCACCATCTTCGGCACAAACGTGCTTCCAAGGGTATAGATGTAAGCGAGATGTATCATACCTTCTTTGCTTCCATTTAACTCTTTCGTCCGCTGCACGCCCTCCTCTAATACTTTTAAAGATTCCTCCACATATGGAAGGAAAATTTTTCCATATCGTGTCAGAACCACATTTCTGCCTTTTTTTTCAAATAACCTTGTCCCCAGTTCCTGCTCTAACTGCGCGATCGCATGGCTTAAAGACGGCTGCGTGATCGATAAGATCTGCGCCGCTCTCGTATAATGTTCTTCCTTCGCCAACGTTCTAAAATACTGTAACTGACTTAAATTCATGAATCCATCTCCCGGTTTCTTCCGAATATGCATGTGCCTGCTGCGCACAACATCATATTATAAGGATAGCAATCTTACCAATCAGAATCAATAGAGAAATTCTATCATTTTGTCCAAAAAAACGAATTAGATTTT
This window encodes:
- a CDS encoding LysR family transcriptional regulator, with product MNLSQLQYFRTLAKEEHYTRAAQILSITQPSLSHAIAQLEQELGTRLFEKKGRNVVLTRYGKIFLPYVEESLKVLEEGVQRTKELNGSKEGMIHLAYIYTLGSTFVPKMVRRFLDAYPDYHIDFHFIVGKTGDIIEGLKNDQYDMVFSSYQDGEPDIDFRQIGDQKLVLAVPKDHPLAMYDSVDLKDTVDYPQIYFQKGSGLRPVVDQMYEQISVFPKIAFEIEEDGSMAGLVAQGFGIAVMPDIPILKTLDVKTLTITNPEYERHVYLATMKKRYLSPVAKSFIQFVMQETE